catatttaatttttcagacaCTTCTCCAGGAAGTGTGAATGTGTAATATATTTTAGGTCAGTATTTTGTAGCACAAATACTGCTACTAATCTAAACATTCATAATTCTAAAATAATCAGTCTCATAACCTTAATAGCATATAccatgctttctttccttttggtaATAAATCCTGTTTTAACCAAAAATTAGGTTTTAATCATATCGACAGACCGTTTAGCAATGCACAGTAAATTACAGGAGGAAATGTCTGACAGAGAAAGTACCTCTTATGCTCGTAATTGTGGTATTAACTTGGCGTGTTGTGTTTTTGtcgttgtttttctttaaaggacaAACAGTCTTGGCAGAATGAATATGAAATTTACAGTTTACCTGGAATGAAGCATGACAATATTCTACAGTTCATTGGTGCAGAGAAACGAGGCACTAGCATTGATGTCGATCTCTGGTTAATTACAGCATTTCACGAAAAGGTATGTTTAACTCTCAAAGTAGcatctttttttcaaatcatcATCATGGTGGAGGAAGAATAGCCTTAAAAATCTGTTGCAAATGTGAATCTTAGGcagttaagaaataaaatttaaaatagctttcaCTTATTAGCTTGACTCTTCTCATGgatatgaatttatttaaatttttcagcCACCTGATAAAATTGTCATTAATCTTAATAGAGaagttttacaaaacaaatgatttttttttgtgccttttgctTCTTAGGACATGTACGTTTTTGCATGTCCCCATTCTAAGTCTGCCTGGATTAAACAGTCTCCATTTCGCAAAGGTTGTGGTGCTGCGTTTTCAATTCTGGCATTTTTGTCCCATTTATACCTATTCGTTAATCACTTAGATTAAAACTAtccaaatatttacatttttcacagCTCTTCACAGTCAAGTAGATAATAGCAAACAAATttgcctttctgaaaatatagTGCCAATTTTTTGAGTGCTTTAAGCTTGTTAGAAAGATAGTATCTGAGATGACTCTGGAAAGtaggaatttttaaaatgtagtcaCTATGTTTTAACAGCACTGTGTTCATTATTCCCTTTTCTCTTGGCTTAAGTAACATGACACGGTGACACGTCAAACTGGAGCATTTGTAAATCCATGGGAACGTGTGTATGGAGTGGGGTATAGAAGGGAGTTTGAGACAAGTGCTTCATGTTGGCTAGATTTTATTTCACGTTGTCTCTTTATTCAAAGTATTTCACTCTGAAACTGCTGCAAAGCTGGGATTCACTGTCATTAGTCCGCAAGAGAATAAAGCCTATCAATTAAAGGTCTCAGGATGAGCATACCCCATTCAGCAGGATTCTTGAAGGTGAATCTGACCTGCAGTTTCCTGTGCCTGGAAGGATACAAATCCCTGTGGTTAAAGCAGGGTTGTCTTTATAAAGAACTTAAACATCTGTAAGCCTAGCTCCCATTTCTGACATCCCCAGTTAAGTGCAGTTCGTTGGCATGTGTGCTGCTGACCTTGAGTTAATTATGGTGCTGGGTTATCGAGGTGACATTAGGCGCATCTTGATTCTGTTCATGGACAGAGGTGAAGCAAAggttaattttttgttgttgttttaagtcAGCAGTAGGTTGTTTATGCAGTTGTATAATTACAGAGTCTatcagaaggcagagaaaggcagaggagcATATCGTGTCCTTTTAGGATGGAGGCTATCTAAAGTTTTCTTTATGGTTAGATGAGAGAGAAATTTATCTtacaattgtttttcttttttgctgtgcAGGGTTCGTTAACCGACTTTCTCAAGGCTAATGTGGTTTCCTGGAATGAGCTATGTCACATTGCTCAGACCATGGCTAGAGGCTTGGCTTATCTTCACGAGGACATACCAGGGCTGAAAGATGGACATAAGCCTGCCATCTCACATAGGTACAGTATATGGACGATACCTGCAGACCATTGTTAATATTTATCTTTGAGCTAAGGGACATGAAATATTGATAGATacaaagtgttaaaaaaacTACTCTGTGGTATCTTCTTTCCATAGTAATCAAGAGCCTAATAAGAAAAATCTGCTCAGCCTAAGCAGAAAGCTAGCTGCTGTTCTATAGGACGCAGTTTGGTTGGTGACTGTGGTTAACTAACCTTTTTTACCCAGTTAATTATATAAGTACCCTATGAGGTATATAAGATAATTGGTATTATAGCTATTTGAAACATCTCCAACACTTTATATAACTTTTAAGTAATACTGAATGCCTTCACACAGAAACACTTACTGTAAATGATGTCTTTGTGTGATATTTCTTCATATCGTATAACTTTACATGGTATTTCACGTTTTACATTTATAATTCTTCTCCTTAACTTGAAAGGGACATCAAAAGCAAGAAtgtgctgctgaaaaataaCCTTACAGCTTGTATCGCTGATTTCGGTCTAGCTTTAAAGTTTGAGGCTGGAAAGTCTGCAGGGGATACACATGGACAGGTAAAGACGAACTTATTGTGTAAATGATAAACTGTTGACTGCATGTGAACAGGAATCGGTagtctgtgtgtttttcatcCAAAGGATACTGTGTCGTCAACCCTATTTTCTGACCTTTAAGGAAGATGGAAATTCTATCTTTCTTCTCACAGAGTCAATTAATATTAATCAGTTTGTTTAATAATTACAGATATGTCTTTCCTCTGCTGGCCAACTATCTCACTACGTggccccctctctccccctgtAGTGGTTTCACAccaaagagctgcagcacacCACTCTCTCGTTCCCCCAGCTCAAAGgcaaatggggagaaaatacgatggaagGGGCTCGAGGGgtgagataaggacagggagatcactcaacaattactgtcacgggcaaaacagactcggCACTGGGAGATTcgtgtaatttattgcctattggTAACaaactagagcagtgagaattaaaaggaaatcaaatccACCTTCTCCCctaaaaaacaccttctcccctGTTCACCCTCTTCTGTGTCCTCCCCTcgagcagcacaggggacgggtaatgggggctgcggtcagtccctgacgctttgtctccgctgctcctctccacgggctgcagctccggcccggggcctgctcctgcgggggctctccatgggccgcagcctcctccaggccacatccacctgctccaccgggggctcctccacgggctgtaGCACGGAGATCTGCTATAGACCCCTGCTGCCAGTCCCTGCCACCTGAGCCCAATACAGCCCCGTGCCCCTTGATTTCATTCTTTCCTGGAGAACTCGGACAACACAGAgctcttgctttttttattaatcGTTCTGAGCTGCTCTTCAGAAGTTGAGTGCTGATGCTGGCAGCCAGTTTCTAACTTTCTGACCTAGGAGTGCAACAgtcattttcctgaaatgaaaacaatactAATTCAGTACTTGCCATGGAACAGGGAACTGTTTTAGTATCatgtactttttaaataacaagCTTGAGCCTAGAGCATTATGGTTCCTggaaaactaaatatatttagttttagGCAGAATTTCAGCTTCTGGttgaaggacaaaaataaaatccgTATGTTAGGATTATAAAACCTCAATTACAATGTTTAAGAGAAACATAGCTATTATTGTGAAGGTTTAAATAGTGGAGTAGATCTTGTCCGGACATCATACAAGCTCTGATCTATTCAGATTACATAATGCATCGTTAATTGTGGTCAGAACGAATGGGTAGCCCCAGAGTTTTCATTTAATGTCTAGTTTTGTGTAAGTGATTTCAAATAACTTTCTAAGTATGAATTGCACTTCAGTAACTGGTTTTCCTTTGGTATTCTGTTACTTCTGTCATGGGGAGAAACATAAGCAGGTTCCATGTCTTTATGTGGAACTGTAATAATTCTtttgacatgaaaaaataagaacagtgGTCTTCTTGTAACGTGGAAGAATGTAAGGAACAGTGGTGACACATACATTGAATTGTTCACAGAAatgtcttgttttaaaatatatacatattttcctccttcataAGTATCCTTTCTAGGACCTAGTccaaaaattctgtttctaaTTCTTACCTTCTATTTTACAGCAGTACAAGACAATTCCAATATTTAGTCCCAATCAAAGATAACAAAGCTGGCTTTTAATCTTTGTCAGATTAGCACTGCCCTACAGTACGGTTAGAATCAGCTAGATAGAATGGTAGTTGTGGTCATGTTGATTCTTTGCGTACAATTGTTTATGTTTGTGTCTTTCAAGGTCGGCACACGAAGGTATATGGCTCCTGAGGTACTAGAAGGTGCTATCAACTTCCAAAGGGATGCGTTTTTGAGAATAGATATGTACGCCATGGGATTGGTCCTCTGGGAGCTGGCGTCACGCTGTACTGCCTCAGATGGTGAGCAGAATACCCGATCTATGCTTGATTAAATTTGTGAGTGTGtactttaaaacaagaaattgtAAGGTagattatatgtatataataacACTTATGAGGATGGTAGTCTTGTGAGCAAATGAATGAACCACCAGCACCACGTAGCCACATCGTAATTGGATCTCTTTAGTGTTTGACGTTCCAGGTACGCGTTTTCTGATACACAACTACCTGCTGCGTATTTTCTCCTGGTCATGGTAAGGAAGAGAGGATTCCTGTGGAACTCCTAACTCTGTGTTTGATTTCTTCTGAGTTCAGCCTGACGTTCTTGGTGCCAGCCAATTTATCTTTAAGTACAGTTTCTTTTCATCAACAGAAGTTGGGATTAGATTAGTCTTCCTAACAAAATCAACCCACCAGCACCTGCTGGGAAGCCGGTGTCTGCTGCTGTAGAGCTTAGCACCTGGACAGTGTGCCCTGTGTTTTAATGCTGCCTGTGGAAGGTGTGTTGGCGATTACTAACACCAGTGTAGTTGGGAAATACGTGGCTATAAGACATGAGTAATTTTCATCGGTCAGCATACATTTTATTACACAGAGCATTGATGCAGATGTTAATTTCTAGCTGCTCCCAAACACATACAGGATACCACCCTGGCCCTTCCTGAATCGCTGTGAACTGCTCTCCAATGCGTCAAGAAATCAGTTGCCTGTgatgagaaatagaaaagtcTCTGGTTTAAAACCTTGTTTAACGACAGGTGCCAGACTCAGACTGTGCAATGGAAGTTCGGGGCCTCCCTAccctctccttctcttcacTATCACTAGTGTAGTGTTAGTTCACCTCAGATAAGGCTCAGGATTTCAGAGGAATATCTGATGAATTGCTGATAGCTTACAGACTGAAAATGCAGTCGTGTCAGAGAAACCTGCAGCACTCTGACACTGTCAGCTATGGGTTCATCACACTTAACTTTTCAATAAAAGATTTCGGATGCCTTATTTCAAGCGTGAATAGCGTTCTTAAATTCTGTAAACAGAAATTGTAGGGTGTGCAGAATAAGTTGGACTTAATGGAGGACAAGACAAGAGACCAGTCTCAAAAATGCTTGGGAGAAAGTTTTTGGTACAGTCTTCAATTCAGCTAAGTAAACGTGGAGGTTTTAGGGCTAGTGATCTTGCTTGCCATGAAGCTCTCCTAGACCAATGCAGCTGAAAGACGTTGATTTAAAAAGCCAAGACGTATTGGAGATGAGCACATCGCCAcaccctgctctcctgctccaAACATTCCTCATGGAGCAGACGCCACCAGGGAGACTTTAccctttgaaaaatgttaagcTGTTTAGTAACAGGATCAGCGCGCTCTTGTACAAATTTCTGAGGCAGACTCACGTTCCCTATTGATTTTTCGTGCCTTGCTgtactgtaaaatatatttacctAAATCGTACTAGAAGTATGTTGTAGGTCTCTTTGGCAAGGGTGGTTATTCCAGAAATAAggggggcagcagctcttctgcctcGCAGCTTTGTGTAGCTCTCCAGTCACAGCTGCCGTTTTTGTGTCTGCAAATAGAGTTTTTCAGCAGGTACCTCGTGTTTCACTGAGCCTCAGCAGGCTCGTGCGTACCCTACTGCACGGTTCTCCtgtcttcccctttctttttcctgtgtacATACCTGTCTTCAGGCTTCTGATCTGGGAGCACAACATACATGCTACAGCAGCACATTATCTATAGCTGCCTGATCAGTTGTTCACCTTAGAGCTTGCCCCTCTGACTCTGTGACGGACGATACCTGGTGCTTGGCCTTCAACACGGGTACTTCTGTTCCAGGCTGTCCAGATTAGAGGAGGAAGGATGTAACACTCTCGGAAGCTGCAGCAGTCGCTGCTGCGAGTTTCTGCCCTTTAGAGGGAAGGTGGTATTGGAAGCACTCACACCTGGCTGTCAGGTGCCTGTCTGGTGGTCAAATACCAAGagagccagcagagctgaaagGACGATGCACATTTGGCTCTGGTTTGTTGGGAGAACTGGGTCCCAGAGCCTCCCTCCACCTGCGTGTTTTAAGCTTCCAGTTatgggggagctgggctgggagctgcactTGGCTGCCATGTTCAGGAGAGCAAACATTTgtagctgctgcagctgccactgctgcttaATTAAAGTCTGAGTCACTGAGCGCTGCTAACCTGTCACAGGATGAGCTTTTAATGGCAGCAGAAAGTAAACTATGCTGTAAGCTTTTGACTAAGGACGATGATTCTAAGATACcagtctttttcctttaagCAGAACTTGTgctttaacttctttttttatctGTAGGCCCAGTGGATGAGTACATGTTGCcatttgaagaagaaattggCCAGCATCCCTCCCTTGAAGACATGCAGGAAGTTGTAGTTCATAAAAAGAAGAGACCTGTTTTAAGAGAGTGCTGGCAAAAACATTCTGTAAGTAGTTACGCAACCGAGTTCTTCCAAGTTCTGCCATGatttgaatttcagattttgttaaTCCCGTGTTGTGTTCGTGTTACTGCCTTTTAGGAAGAATTTAACTGTAGTAAGAATTAAATGGGCTATGAACTAGTATTCTTCCATCgtaaaatgttctttcattttgagTGATTTGAAAGTACATTTTTGGTTAAAGAACTGATTCTTGAGctttatttctaaaactaaaATGCACATGttacaaataatatatttaagaaatactaGGCGTGATTTACTCAAGGAGAGCTACTAACTGAATGTAATAACAGGGTAAGCGGTGTCGTACAAGACATTTCTGGGATCTTTTAGGGGAGAATAGCTGCCTGTCTGACTTGCTTTATGGATGGAGACTTGCACTGATACCACTCTGCATATTCTAGCACTGTTGGTTTTATTGGTttggtctgtttgtttttgttgttttttttttccaaaaaatggGTTATTGGAAACAATAGATGacattctgcaagaaaaatgagtGCATGCCACCCTCTGCTCCTTGCGATGAGCATATTGCTGTATTAGCTCAGTTACTTGGAGAGAAGTTCGCTGCTGTCAGATAACAATCCCCTTTTGTGCTCCTTGATTTTCAGTGCAGTTCCATTCAGTCACTGGGGAGCTCACCCTCTCTTAGAGTGAGATCTGTTAAAATATCACCGTGACTTCACTAGCAGACTGCAGCATCGTGTAGAGAAAAGCGTTCACTCACTGTTGCATACATTGtttaaatggtaaaaaaaacaaataaggcGTGAGGTCCCATGGCTTGCCAGGTTTCAGACCAAACACGGCACAACTTCCCACTTAGCACAAGGGCTAGAATTGGGCAGGTACACCCTAAAACATGGTCTGCTAACGGGAATTGCTGGGCGACCTCACCTGCCTAAAACCTGCTGCTATCGCTGTGCGCCGTGACTCCTCCTTCACTGTTGGGCTTGTGTTTGCTGCAGGGCATGGCCATGCTTTGTGAAACCATCGAGGAGTGCTGGGATCACGACGCAGAAGCCAGGTTGTCAGCGGGATGCGTAGAAGAACGGATTATCCAGATGCAAAAACTAACTAACATTATAACGACAGAGGACATTGTGACGGTGGTCACAATGGTGACAAACGTTGACTTTCCTCCCAAAGAATCCAGTCTATGATAGTTGCACTGGTCATGTCATTGACCAACAGGACTCTTCACTGGAGCTGCTAAAGCTGACGGGACTGCTCACGTCgttactgttttctgtgtgaaCCGAACGATAAGTCTCTCTGGAACATCATCAAGAGGtggttttcctttattttccccttcctcctcccaaacAGGAATCCATGAGACTTTTTGCATTCCCTGCTTACACCTGAAGGACGCGGGACTGAGGAACGATGATAACACGCTGTTAAGGAACTTAAATGAAGAATATGGACCTGTGCTGGCTAatcaagtgttttaaaaactgacatCAGATTTCTTAATACCTGTCGGAAGAGACTAATTCCTTAAATGaactactgttattttttttaaatcaaacatttcatttcagatttaaaaaagggtaacttgtttttattgcatttgcTGTTGTTTATAAAAATGACTATTGTAATGCCAATATGACACAGCTTGTGAATGTTTAGTGTGCTGCTGTTCAGTGTACATAAACAAAAGTAATCAAGTGGGATATAGCAAAGAGGCTTCCAAGTATTACTTAACCTCCCTCAACAAGGTATACCTCAGTTCCACCTCTGCTAAATTATGAGATTGACAACACTAACAAAATTTGAATAATAAATTGATCCATGTTTTGTAAATGATGTATTTCAAATTCACTGTGTTATTTAAAAAGGGTAAGCTATGCTTCATGCCAACAGTAAATGGCCATTCCTAAAGCAGTGTTTTTAGCCTTTTCTTGTACTAGCTTGTTGTGtataaaaaaaagtgctgtttattgaaacaaaattttccttcttgttttagtttaaagcttttctcttacctccatttcccagaatatctcatacatttatttaatggaATACTATTTAGGTTTGCTGTGTCTGAGGAATATTTGAAAACTTAAGCAtgacttttttaattttctgtgagcTATGACACTGGAAAGctctgaattcttttttttttttaaagtctttctcCTATTTATGTTTGTGACAAGGTCTGCCTagtgtgttttctgtttcactaaACAGTATGCAGTGGGTTCTGTATCACTGTTTCAGGATCACCTCAGGAAGCTCAATTACCCCAAACTCTTTACTGTCTGCAACTTCACTCTACTTAAAGCTCGGTGCCATCTGATCAGATGTACTTCATGTCTGTGATACGTAGGTTTATCCCAGaattgtaataaaaaattaGAGCCTGAGTTTTCAGATtacaaatgcttaaaaatttCAGGGATAATTTAGTTACATGTAAAATATGCAGTGACAAGTAAGAGGTAACGAATACCGATCTCCGTACCACAGACtcacaaaaaaataaggaaaaacgTTGAAATTGCTTTCACAACTCCCATGTCATTTTCAAGTGTAGGAAGTCATGCCTTATATTTAAGTTCCAAATTGACTGGTAGATAGGTGCCAAAGTGCTTCTCAGAAGTACTGTTTCACTACATTGATTTGATCTTTTACACTAATttccaagtaaaataaattttataaaccTCTAGAGTACAGAACCACCATTGGTTAGTGTATGCTGTGTGCTTTTACCCTcgtgttttgtttggttttgcaccATGCAGTCAGGGGCTTTCGAAAGAAGCTTTGAATGTTGCGAGTAGGAGCTTGCTGTGAATGTCATCTTGAAAAGCTGATCCTCCAACCACAGGATGCTCTGTTTTACGTGTGTGTGAACTTAATCTCTGGGAACAATAAGAGACGTTACAGATAAAACAAGACCTAGGTCAGCATGCTCTTGgtagggagggaaggaaaggtgtCGCAGTGGTGCTCGTGTAACATCCACCCACCGCCCCCTGTCCTGGTGTTCGTCGTGTTTATGCCTAAGGCTTCACAGAGCCAGAGGAACCCTGCTCTGAAGGGTGACTGGCACTGCAGGGTGCAACTCGGTGTTGTTCTGCTTggttataaaaagaaaaaaaaagtagcttgtGGCCACTTCCTTAACTGACATCttcattttgcttccatttttaagCCAGGGATGCTGTTTTACGCACACAGCAAGGCACAATCGTAGCTGCTGAGTTCTGAACAAAACAGGATCCCGTCGCACTCTACTGAAGACCTCTGTGCTCCCATGGCGTTGTAACCCCATTACCGGGGAATGCGGAATAAATGCGGCTGATTTAATAATCTGTTACTCGAGATCTGATGCAAAAATTGGTCCTGCGTAAAATGTGCATCACCTCTCCTGGATCCTTTTAAAGTTCAGCTACTGCGGGCTCTGACAGCAAGGCGCTGGGGGTGCCAAAAATACACAGAGCAGTGCAGGCTGCACGGGCACTCAGGGAAACTGAGCTGGCTTACCTGCGTGGTTTGGAACTGCAGCTGGGTATCTCCGAGGGCTTAAGCACTGTACTACACTGAggttcctgatttttttcaacagcGTAACGTAGTAGATACAAAAAGGAAGGATGTTCATAGTATAAATACTACTTTATAAATACTACTTAATTGGTTAAAAACAACTACCATCCCCTGAGCTGTTCTAGTACCGCTGCTCTCACAGGGCATTTGGCTTTGCTTCCAGAGCATCGGGCGGGCAAGTTGAGAAAGGGCCTGCGCCAGCGTTTTACAAGTGTAAACAGCAGCAGGTTTGGCGAGACTGATGCTAGTGGACCTATTTGGCATTATTTACTAGCAGCCAGCGTCCCTTACAGTCTCTAGCAGTGCAGCCGGTGGGCGTGCGCTCCAGAGGGACACCCCGTGCATGGGCTCAGGAAGAAAACCCAGTCCCCTGTGCCACGCTTTCAGCTGAGGGCTGCTGCAATGCCACCGCTGTGCGGGCCCCAGGGCTGACAAAGGAGCCAGGGCTCGGCCTCGCCAGAAGTTTAAGCCCCACGCCACTTTCCCCCTTGCGTTGGTGGGCAAGGAATTTTTCTATCACACACTGCATGGCTTTGTACTCACTGCTATGTGCACCGCAGCATTTCGGAGCAGAGCCTGTGCCTCGTAGTTGTTGGAGTTGTGGTGGTCTGAAACTACACCTTAGGATGGGAAGTCACCGCCGTGGCCCTGCTAGTTGAGATTTGTAAAAGTCAGCGTAGGTTCAAGTACCAACTGTTGGTGTGCTACCTGAGGTTTAATCAGAGGGTAATAAGACATTTCCTGGTCGTATTAGCATTTGACAGAATTACCAGTTTGCtcttttctccagcttctctTTTAAACCTCttttaatgtttacttttaTTAGGAACACTTGgtacaaaaagcagaaagctgtaaCATAGGCTCATGGGCAAAATGATTCAAGTAGCATCCTTGATGGAACATCATTTACCTCAGATACTCAACcagcagtactttttttttttttttaaacttcttttaaatgcagtttcagTCCATATACTATTCGTTACCTCTCAAGATTTTGgtaagcaattattttaactttactCTTTGTATTCGTCAGTGTTTTGGGCACAGGTTGTTGTACTACTGTCAAAATGTacttgctgttttcctgcaagtactaaaaacaaaccaacccctCCCCACCCTCAATAAAGTGATTGTTAAATattgtacaaataaaaatgtatgctCTTTCCCCCCTACTTCCccaaaaagttaaaataaaaaatgtgactACTATGACTTGCATATGCCTTTCTTCAAGTTGTAACGCTTTGGGAGGAGAGACACGTACCTATTATTTCTACACATGGGGTAATTTTTAAGCCACGTGGCAAGTTTTctggcaaaaaggaaaaaaaaataaaaaagggaaagatgtTGTAGTTGAAATGCAGGTAGTGAAACAGAGGCAGAACCTGCCTCATGTCTCAGAACGGGGccttccctgctcctggctgcagcttttcagcagtgctgggcaTGGAAGGGGCTGAGCTGACTTCCAGCAGCGCCAGGGCACCTTCAGGGAGAGGCTCGAGGGTCATCTCTTACCTGCAGCCCCACGCAGCAGCCAGAGACGCGCCGAGGACCCGCTCGCAGGACCGTGTCCCTTTGTGTCCCCGTTCCTGCCGCAGGGCCACCACGAGCATGCGGTTGCCTCTGCTCGAGTGCAAGGGTTTGTGTCTGCAGGGTGTGCTGCTGACCACACACGCTCAGAAGTGTTGGCTTCCCTGCTGAGGACGTTACCAAGCTTCTGGCCTTCGGCTTGAACTCGAAGTCAGTCACTGCTCTCCCtcttaaaaacattaaacttCATCAGCCAGGCCTTTAAAAAAGCTGTGGAGATGATGTAAATGCTGCTCTGCTACACGTGgactttttttccagcctgcacTATTGCGGTTGCAGTTTGTTTCTTCCAGAAGTGATACTAGACCAAAGCTGGAATTAATAGTTTTCTGTGAAACTATAAATCTGTCTTGGCCCCAGCATATACTAGATGTGAGGTTTCAAAAACATGGCTTACAGCAAAGAGTTCTGACCGTACAAGTGAGATTCAAGACAGCCTGTGGATGTGGCACAAAAGGTTTCATCAGCAGTGCTGCATCAATAACAATCTTACCCAACTATACGATATTTCAGGCTGCAAGACAGGTATTTATGCTGGGACAAGTGCCCTCCCCATCACCACGCTCCCGGCCCATTACCAAGCTCCTCACGTTAGGGACCAGACCGCCAGGACCAAGAGCCTGAGCaaagggagcaggggaagggggagctgcTTCCTTCCACCCCTACCTTCCCCACGAGATCCCTGAGCACCGTCACGCACATCCCTGCGTTCCTCACCTTTCCACTTCTGACCAGATCCTGCTGCTGTTTGACAGAGAGTAAATgacagggctgcagagcaggcttATCACCCCCATAAGTTAATCACCTCCGTAACTTGCAAGCCAGAGGACCGTACTTCCCTCTGAAGTCCCTCAACGCCAGCTCTGGGGCCAGGCGTTGCCACCGAGCCAGGAGCCGGCTTCAACCGTTTGCCTACAGCCCCTCCGCAGGGAGCCCAGGCTGGCATCAGGCTACCCACCGATACAGTAACCGCCCCATGACCACCCCCAGCCTCCTAGCAGTGACATCTCCTCCCCTTTACCCGCAGCGGGAAGGAggttcccccttcctccccagagCAATGCAGGAAGGTCAGCCAGCTGACACCaggcttggggaaaaaaaaaaatccttaaaaggCAACCTTGATTACATGAACTACACAGAGAAGTGAACGGAGTTTGGGCTTGCTGAGTAAACCCTTTCCTTTCTGGAGTTATGGTTTGCAAGTGTTCCATTCCAACAGTCTAAGCTACCACCTAGAGGAACTAGACCATTGTGACTCTCCTACTACTTATTTTGCTCCTTTTCAAAGTACTGCTGCGTTTTTCAAGATGTGCAGATGACATCTTAAAAACTAATGAAGCAGCGAAGAGAGCAAAATAAACTAATCCTTCT
This sequence is a window from Cygnus olor isolate bCygOlo1 chromosome 6, bCygOlo1.pri.v2, whole genome shotgun sequence. Protein-coding genes within it:
- the ACVR2A gene encoding activin receptor type-2A isoform X1 codes for the protein MGAATKLAFAVFLISCSSGAILGRSETQECIYYNANWEKDKTNRSGIEPCYGDKDKRRHCFATWKNISGSIEIVKQGCWLDDINCYDRNDCIEKKDSPEVFFCCCEGNMCNERFFYFPEMEVTQPTSNPVTPKPPLFNTLLYSLVPIMGIAVIVLFSFWMYRHHKLAYPPVLVPTQDPGPPPPSPLMGLKPLQLLEIKARGRFGCVWKAQLLNEYVAVKIFPIQDKQSWQNEYEIYSLPGMKHDNILQFIGAEKRGTSIDVDLWLITAFHEKGSLTDFLKANVVSWNELCHIAQTMARGLAYLHEDIPGLKDGHKPAISHRDIKSKNVLLKNNLTACIADFGLALKFEAGKSAGDTHGQVGTRRYMAPEVLEGAINFQRDAFLRIDMYAMGLVLWELASRCTASDGPVDEYMLPFEEEIGQHPSLEDMQEVVVHKKKRPVLRECWQKHSGMAMLCETIEECWDHDAEARLSAGCVEERIIQMQKLTNIITTEDIVTVVTMVTNVDFPPKESSL
- the ACVR2A gene encoding activin receptor type-2A isoform X2 encodes the protein MCNERFFYFPEMEVTQPTSNPVTPKPPLFNTLLYSLVPIMGIAVIVLFSFWMYRHHKLAYPPVLVPTQDPGPPPPSPLMGLKPLQLLEIKARGRFGCVWKAQLLNEYVAVKIFPIQDKQSWQNEYEIYSLPGMKHDNILQFIGAEKRGTSIDVDLWLITAFHEKGSLTDFLKANVVSWNELCHIAQTMARGLAYLHEDIPGLKDGHKPAISHRDIKSKNVLLKNNLTACIADFGLALKFEAGKSAGDTHGQVGTRRYMAPEVLEGAINFQRDAFLRIDMYAMGLVLWELASRCTASDGPVDEYMLPFEEEIGQHPSLEDMQEVVVHKKKRPVLRECWQKHSGMAMLCETIEECWDHDAEARLSAGCVEERIIQMQKLTNIITTEDIVTVVTMVTNVDFPPKESSL